A stretch of Myxococcus hansupus DNA encodes these proteins:
- a CDS encoding condensation domain-containing protein, giving the protein MEAFSRSEALTAQRAWWLERPWREVSRLPVDSQAAANTEATTSTVRVTLDAESTRALLHDVPKAWHTQPQEPLLTALAQALTAWSGGAVALVDVEGHGREDVLPGMDVSRTVGWFTRVFPALLDLRATKGPGEALRAVKEGLRAVPSQGMGWGLLRHVAQDASLAALPLAEVGFNHLGQVDGAVGAGAPFVLAPEGESLRQRAPSSRRSYLLDVTSAVRDGRLEAIWTFSEAMHRRETVTRVAEDFLVRLRALVDASRAPDAGGHSPSDFPLAKVKQAQLDKLSARFGKKTR; this is encoded by the coding sequence TTGGAGGCCTTCTCTCGCTCGGAGGCGCTGACGGCGCAGCGGGCGTGGTGGCTCGAACGGCCCTGGCGCGAGGTGTCCCGGCTCCCCGTGGACAGCCAGGCTGCCGCCAACACGGAGGCGACCACGAGCACGGTGCGCGTGACGCTGGACGCGGAGTCCACGCGGGCCTTGCTGCACGACGTGCCGAAGGCGTGGCACACGCAACCCCAGGAGCCGCTGCTGACGGCGCTGGCCCAGGCGCTGACGGCGTGGTCCGGCGGAGCGGTCGCGCTGGTGGACGTGGAAGGGCACGGCCGGGAAGACGTGTTGCCCGGCATGGACGTGTCACGCACGGTGGGGTGGTTCACCCGGGTGTTCCCCGCGCTGCTGGATCTGCGTGCGACGAAGGGCCCGGGCGAGGCGCTGCGCGCGGTGAAGGAAGGGCTGCGCGCGGTGCCTTCTCAGGGCATGGGGTGGGGCCTGCTCCGTCACGTCGCGCAAGACGCCTCGCTGGCGGCCTTGCCACTGGCGGAGGTGGGGTTCAACCACCTGGGACAGGTCGATGGCGCCGTGGGCGCGGGGGCGCCCTTCGTGCTCGCACCGGAGGGAGAGTCGCTGCGGCAGCGGGCTCCGAGCTCGCGCCGGTCGTACCTGCTCGACGTGACGAGCGCGGTGCGAGACGGGCGGCTGGAGGCCATCTGGACCTTCAGCGAGGCGATGCACCGTCGTGAGACGGTGACCCGCGTGGCGGAGGACTTCCTCGTTCGGCTTCGGGCCCTGGTGGATGCGTCGCGTGCGCCGGACGCGGGGGGACACTCGCCGTCCGACTTCCCGCTCGCGAAGGTGAAGCAGGCGCAGCTCGACAAGCTGTCCGCACGGTTCGGAAAGAAGACGCGATGA